One part of the Streptomyces sp. NBC_00286 genome encodes these proteins:
- a CDS encoding aldo/keto reductase: protein MHHSSFPRSGATISKLGFGAMGFAGWFGGNADDSESHWIDSLLYALDRGVNFIDTARAYGNSERIVGKALSQWSGTRPFVATKVENLSGQRGWGTPVDPELAHPRGHIIAGTQRSLTELGLDHVDLLQLHIWWPAWGVSGHWMDELQQLKQEGLVRHIGISIPDHRSDMALPLVQSGLVDSVQTIINIFDPIALDNLLPACVEHDVAVIARCVLDEGGLTGTLTEDTVFAEDDFRYGYFDDIVPRSVYLRKVEELRQYVPRYAGSLAALALKFVVQAPGVTTAISSMQVREYCEANIAALEEPELPAEIHELLRFKHRFIKNFNETKIFGEYR from the coding sequence ATGCACCACTCGTCCTTCCCCCGCTCCGGCGCAACGATCAGCAAACTCGGTTTCGGGGCCATGGGTTTCGCCGGCTGGTTCGGCGGCAACGCCGACGACTCGGAGTCCCACTGGATCGACAGCCTGCTGTACGCGCTGGACCGGGGCGTGAACTTCATCGACACCGCCCGGGCCTACGGGAACTCCGAACGCATCGTCGGCAAAGCGCTGAGCCAGTGGTCCGGAACGCGTCCCTTCGTCGCCACCAAGGTCGAGAACCTCTCCGGGCAGCGCGGCTGGGGCACCCCCGTGGACCCCGAACTCGCCCACCCGCGAGGCCACATCATCGCCGGCACCCAGCGCTCGCTCACCGAACTCGGCCTCGACCACGTCGACCTCCTCCAGCTGCACATCTGGTGGCCCGCTTGGGGCGTGAGCGGGCACTGGATGGACGAGTTGCAACAGCTCAAGCAGGAAGGACTCGTACGCCACATCGGGATCTCGATCCCGGACCATCGATCCGACATGGCGCTGCCGCTGGTGCAGTCCGGGTTGGTCGACTCCGTCCAGACGATCATCAACATCTTCGATCCGATCGCCCTGGACAACCTCCTGCCGGCCTGTGTCGAGCACGACGTGGCCGTGATCGCGCGCTGCGTCCTGGACGAGGGCGGGCTGACCGGCACGCTCACCGAGGACACCGTCTTCGCCGAGGACGACTTCCGGTACGGCTACTTCGACGACATCGTGCCGCGCTCGGTCTACCTGCGGAAGGTCGAGGAGCTACGGCAGTACGTGCCCCGGTACGCCGGCTCGCTCGCCGCCCTCGCCCTGAAGTTCGTCGTCCAGGCGCCGGGCGTGACCACGGCGATCTCCTCGATGCAGGTCCGGGAGTACTGCGAGGCGAACATCGCGGCGCTGGAAGAGCCCGAACTCCCCGCGGAAATCCACGAGTTGCTGCGCTTCAAGCATCGCTTCATCAAGAACTTCAACGAAACCAAGATCTTTGGGGAGTACCGATGA
- a CDS encoding creatininase family protein: MTTSTPPDTVRWEDLLPREFEERLAQLPLVYMPMGLCEPHGHVAAFGLDTHKAVYLCDEAARRFGGIVAPTQTYQIHETGYHRPWLKEVMGDVNPRMGSLPPDVVLRLLVYQLRAFVNAGFRAAVILTGHNANQPDLRLAVEEFRRARDIPITAVSDPELVMGQFEGDHAGRYEVSQLMYVRPELVDLGRLVDRNTTPLGRFAQGDDAHLASENEGRAIIEASLDAIKAIVDGCRPLPEADAPFMSFEEAEEVWQRVAARSDEWCTLRE; the protein is encoded by the coding sequence ATGACGACCAGCACACCGCCGGACACAGTCCGCTGGGAAGACCTGCTGCCGCGCGAGTTCGAAGAGCGGCTGGCCCAACTGCCGCTGGTCTACATGCCGATGGGCCTGTGCGAGCCGCACGGCCACGTCGCCGCGTTCGGCCTGGACACCCATAAGGCCGTCTACCTCTGCGATGAGGCCGCGCGCCGTTTCGGCGGCATCGTCGCGCCGACGCAGACGTACCAGATCCACGAGACCGGCTACCACCGGCCGTGGCTCAAGGAAGTGATGGGCGACGTCAATCCGCGCATGGGCAGCCTCCCGCCCGACGTGGTCCTGCGCCTCCTGGTGTACCAGCTTCGGGCGTTCGTCAACGCGGGCTTCCGCGCTGCCGTGATTCTGACGGGCCACAACGCCAACCAGCCCGATCTGCGCCTGGCGGTGGAGGAGTTCCGCCGGGCCCGCGACATCCCGATCACGGCGGTCAGCGACCCGGAACTGGTCATGGGCCAGTTCGAGGGCGACCACGCCGGCCGGTACGAGGTCTCCCAACTGATGTACGTCCGCCCGGAACTGGTCGACCTCGGCCGCCTGGTCGACCGCAACACCACACCTCTCGGCCGCTTCGCCCAGGGCGACGACGCCCATCTCGCCAGCGAGAACGAGGGCCGGGCCATCATCGAGGCCAGCCTGGACGCGATCAAGGCGATCGTGGACGGGTGCCGGCCGCTTCCCGAAGCGGACGCTCCGTTCATGTCGTTCGAGGAGGCCGAGGAGGTCTGGCAGCGCGTCGCCGCCCGCTCGGACGAATGGTGCACCCTTCGGGAGTAA
- a CDS encoding SAM-dependent methyltransferase — MGDDDSARQVGARIDTSVPHSARIWNYWVGGKDNYKVDREAGDQVKEVFPGIVDDARHTRAFLARVVRYLAGEAGIRQFLDIGTGLPTADNTHEIAQRVAPEARIVYVDNDPLVLRHAQALLTSTPEGACDYIDADVRNPDLILAEAAKTLDFNRPIGLMMLGILGNVPDYQEAQAALKRLLDALPSGSYLVVNDGTTTDQKRNEAVRQFNENSGSPHPYTNRSPEQITAYFRGLDLVEPGVVPTSTWRPDPSPWPPGDVAVLCGVGRKS, encoded by the coding sequence ATGGGGGACGACGACTCAGCACGGCAGGTAGGGGCCAGGATCGATACGTCGGTGCCGCACTCGGCGCGGATCTGGAACTACTGGGTGGGCGGCAAGGACAACTACAAGGTCGACCGCGAGGCGGGGGACCAGGTGAAAGAGGTGTTCCCGGGCATCGTCGACGACGCCCGTCACACCCGGGCATTCCTGGCGCGAGTTGTCCGCTATCTCGCGGGCGAGGCGGGCATCCGGCAGTTCCTCGACATCGGCACAGGCCTCCCGACCGCCGACAACACGCACGAGATCGCCCAGCGGGTGGCGCCGGAGGCACGGATCGTCTACGTCGACAACGACCCCCTCGTACTGAGGCACGCCCAGGCGCTGCTGACCAGCACCCCCGAAGGCGCCTGCGACTACATCGATGCCGACGTACGCAACCCGGACCTGATCCTGGCCGAAGCCGCCAAGACGCTGGATTTCAACCGCCCCATCGGCCTGATGATGCTCGGGATTCTGGGCAACGTCCCCGACTACCAAGAGGCGCAGGCCGCCCTGAAGCGCCTGCTGGACGCCCTGCCCTCCGGCAGCTACCTCGTCGTCAACGACGGCACAACCACCGACCAGAAACGGAACGAGGCCGTCCGCCAGTTCAACGAGAACAGCGGCAGCCCGCATCCCTACACCAACCGCAGCCCAGAACAGATCACCGCATACTTCCGCGGCCTGGACCTCGTCGAGCCCGGCGTGGTACCCACCTCCACCTGGCGGCCCGACCCCAGCCCGTGGCCGCCCGGCGACGTAGCGGTGCTGTGCGGTGTGGGTCGGAAGAGCTGA
- a CDS encoding toxin Doc, producing the protein MPPILYIDVPWLLDVQEAALGHEDMTVSDYSALVAAVARHKTKLPTLQTSDPDAAWRAAALMHTLVRLEPLPHRNGLFAAFVTAQYMDQSGEGIDPPYGALSDLVRKIRDTRLSVHAVADQLRSWRL; encoded by the coding sequence ATGCCGCCCATCCTCTACATCGACGTCCCCTGGCTTCTGGACGTCCAGGAGGCCGCCCTCGGACACGAGGACATGACGGTTTCCGACTACTCCGCGCTCGTCGCGGCCGTCGCACGGCACAAGACCAAACTGCCGACCCTCCAAACCTCCGACCCGGACGCCGCATGGCGTGCGGCCGCACTGATGCACACGCTCGTGCGTCTTGAGCCGCTTCCGCACCGCAACGGCTTGTTTGCGGCGTTCGTCACCGCGCAGTACATGGACCAGTCCGGTGAGGGCATCGACCCGCCCTACGGCGCCCTGTCCGACCTCGTACGCAAGATCCGCGACACCCGCCTCAGCGTCCACGCAGTCGCCGACCAACTGCGCTCCTGGAGACTGTGA
- a CDS encoding alpha/beta fold hydrolase yields MTAHKLETPEVDLVYDVHGPLPTADGRPPLVMIGQPMDATGFRVLASHFPDRTVVTYDPRGLGRSIRKDGRVDQVPQIQAADVHAVIQALGAGPVEMFASSGGAVTALALVAAYPEDVTTLVAHEPPLIEVLPDAKAAERARAGFRDAYQEKGWGAGMAAFIAMTSWEGEFTDDYFAQPVPDPAAFGMPAEDDGSRDDPLLSDRSWAVSSYQPDVDALMAAPTRIVIAVGEESRDTFTGRTSVATAQLLGQQATVFPSHHGGFLDGEFGYPGQPEAFARKLREVLDNAG; encoded by the coding sequence ATGACTGCACACAAGCTCGAGACCCCCGAGGTCGACCTCGTCTACGACGTCCACGGTCCGCTGCCGACGGCCGACGGACGCCCGCCGCTGGTCATGATCGGCCAGCCCATGGACGCCACCGGCTTCCGCGTATTGGCGTCGCACTTCCCCGACCGCACCGTGGTCACCTACGACCCGCGCGGCCTCGGCCGCAGTATCCGCAAGGACGGCCGCGTCGACCAGGTACCCCAGATCCAGGCTGCCGACGTGCACGCCGTCATCCAGGCGCTCGGCGCGGGCCCGGTCGAGATGTTCGCGAGCAGCGGCGGTGCGGTGACCGCGCTCGCCCTCGTGGCGGCCTATCCCGAGGACGTGACCACCCTGGTGGCGCACGAGCCGCCGCTCATCGAGGTGCTCCCCGACGCCAAGGCCGCGGAGCGCGCCCGGGCCGGCTTCCGGGATGCGTACCAGGAGAAGGGCTGGGGTGCCGGCATGGCGGCGTTCATCGCGATGACGTCGTGGGAGGGCGAGTTCACCGACGACTACTTCGCCCAGCCCGTACCGGATCCCGCCGCCTTCGGAATGCCGGCCGAGGATGACGGCTCTCGTGACGATCCGCTGCTGTCGGACCGGTCCTGGGCGGTCAGCAGCTACCAGCCCGACGTCGACGCCCTCATGGCGGCGCCGACGCGCATCGTGATCGCCGTGGGCGAGGAGTCCCGGGACACCTTCACCGGACGCACCTCGGTGGCGACGGCCCAGCTGCTCGGTCAGCAGGCGACGGTGTTCCCGAGCCACCACGGCGGCTTCCTCGACGGCGAGTTCGGCTACCCCGGGCAGCCCGAGGCCTTCGCGCGCAAGCTGCGCGAGGTCCTCGACAACGCCGGCTGA
- a CDS encoding TetR/AcrR family transcriptional regulator encodes MTPRTGRDRAPRIPLSRQRVLHAAVTLADESGLEALSMRKLGEAVGVEAMSLYTHVANKEDLLNGMIDLVFSEIDLPSGEDDWKTAMRQRALSMRRVLSRHRWAIGLMESRTSPGPETLRHHDAVLGCLRKAGFSVALTAHAYSALDSYIYGFALQERDLPFDTPDETAELAQAILAQVPAHQFPHLAELTTEHILSPGYDYSNEFEFGLDLILDGLQRAGQAT; translated from the coding sequence ATGACCCCGCGGACCGGACGCGATCGAGCACCCCGAATCCCGCTGAGCCGCCAAAGAGTGCTGCACGCCGCTGTCACCCTGGCCGACGAGAGCGGACTCGAAGCGCTCAGCATGCGCAAGCTCGGGGAGGCGGTCGGGGTCGAGGCGATGTCCCTCTACACGCACGTCGCCAACAAGGAGGACCTGCTCAACGGCATGATCGACTTGGTGTTCAGCGAGATCGATCTGCCCTCCGGCGAGGACGACTGGAAGACGGCGATGCGGCAGCGGGCGCTCTCGATGCGCCGGGTCCTGTCCCGCCACCGCTGGGCGATCGGCCTGATGGAATCGCGGACCTCACCCGGGCCGGAGACGCTGCGGCATCACGACGCCGTCCTCGGATGCCTGCGCAAGGCCGGTTTCTCCGTCGCACTGACCGCGCACGCGTACTCGGCCCTCGACAGCTACATCTACGGATTCGCCCTGCAGGAACGCGACTTGCCGTTCGACACACCCGACGAGACCGCGGAGCTGGCGCAGGCCATCCTGGCGCAGGTCCCGGCCCACCAATTCCCACACCTGGCCGAACTGACCACCGAGCACATCCTCAGCCCCGGCTACGACTACAGCAACGAGTTCGAATTCGGCCTCGACCTGATCCTCGACGGCCTGCAGAGGGCCGGACAGGCCACGTGA